In Mycobacteriales bacterium, a genomic segment contains:
- the mshB gene encoding N-acetyl-1-D-myo-inositol-2-amino-2-deoxy-alpha-D-glucopyranoside deacetylase: MPINPPARRMLLVHAHPDDETIGTGATMAKYAAAGDGVTLVTCTLGEEGEILVPELAHLASDRDGGLGEHRIGELSAAMSALGVTDYRFLGGAGRWRDSGMAGTPTMDNPDSFWRADLEEAVGELVKVIREVRPHVVISYDANGGYGHPDHIQAHRVAVGAFEAAGDAQRFPDAGPPWAPKKLYQTALPRSLLVKAYDALVALGEQAPFGVSSPDEMNMGVPDDEVTTVIDAREHLPAKIAAMRAYPTQISVDGHFFALSNDIGQGAFGIEHYTLVAGPRPAPGELETDLFTGIG, translated from the coding sequence GTGCCGATCAACCCTCCCGCGCGCCGCATGCTGCTGGTGCACGCGCACCCGGATGACGAGACCATCGGGACCGGCGCGACGATGGCGAAGTACGCCGCCGCCGGCGACGGCGTCACCCTCGTCACGTGCACGCTCGGCGAGGAGGGCGAGATCCTCGTGCCCGAGCTCGCCCACCTGGCCAGTGACCGCGACGGCGGCCTCGGTGAGCACCGGATCGGCGAGCTGTCCGCCGCGATGTCGGCCCTGGGTGTGACCGACTACCGGTTTCTCGGCGGGGCCGGCCGGTGGCGCGACTCCGGCATGGCCGGTACGCCGACGATGGACAACCCGGACTCCTTCTGGCGCGCCGACCTCGAAGAAGCCGTCGGCGAGCTGGTGAAGGTCATCAGGGAGGTCCGCCCGCACGTCGTCATCTCCTACGACGCGAACGGCGGCTACGGCCACCCCGACCACATCCAGGCCCACCGCGTCGCCGTCGGTGCATTCGAGGCAGCCGGTGACGCGCAGCGCTTCCCGGACGCGGGCCCGCCGTGGGCGCCGAAGAAGCTCTACCAGACCGCGCTCCCGCGCTCGCTGCTCGTCAAGGCGTACGACGCGCTGGTCGCGCTCGGCGAGCAGGCACCGTTCGGGGTGAGCTCGCCGGACGAGATGAACATGGGTGTGCCCGACGACGAGGTCACCACCGTGATCGACGCCCGCGAGCACCTGCCCGCCAAGATCGCGGCGATGCGGGCCTACCCGACACAGATCTCGGTCGACGGCCACTTCTTCGCGTTGTCGAACGACATCGGCCAAGGGGCGTTCGGCATCGAGCACTACACGCTCGTCGCGGGTCCGCGGCCGGCCCCCGGCGAGCTCGAGACCGACCTGTTCACCGGTATCGGCTGA
- a CDS encoding AAA family ATPase, whose product MSPSEASPLFQTEGVVPVGRADVGRDREALRRRRLWRLAVWVGVPAALLWWRIGAGRPIDFFRPRHVDWLVVAPVAFFVVLIVGYAAMFLVSRRSPHSTFQPEQIDVRLADVVGIQPVKEEVVRSMNLFLSSRTFSDEMGGRARRGLLFEGAPGTGKTHIAKAMAAEAGVPFLYVSGTSFQSMFYGATAGKIRSYFKALRKTALATGGAIGFIEEIDAIGGVRNGMAMTPRSAVESQIGLCGSVTALPSTYLTTGTPGPVTNRYISDGAGGVVNELLVQMQSFDEPIGMARVWNATANLLNLLLPANRQISPPTPPRANILLIAATNRADSLDPALLRPGRFDRILHFDLPDQAGRRALFDHFLARKAHDEDLDSDERRDALASVTQGYTPVRIEQLLDEALVNAIRRGSREMAWRDIESARLTLEVGLGQPVGYTEHEKQLIATHEAGHATAAYLVAPSRRLEILTIIKRRDALGLLAHSDQHEVFTRSRSEMIALIQVALAGQCAEELFFGDVSTGPAGDLLYATNVAAQMVGASGMTGTLVSFAAIQGSAFSDTNIVGRVLGDAQGRERVEELLQEQKAAIKSQLEENRFLIEALRDALLDREELIGREITEVLDRARQHHHNGEMLAGVG is encoded by the coding sequence ATGTCACCCAGCGAGGCGTCCCCGCTGTTCCAGACCGAGGGCGTGGTCCCGGTCGGACGAGCCGATGTCGGCCGCGACCGGGAGGCGCTGCGTCGCCGCCGGCTGTGGCGACTGGCCGTGTGGGTCGGTGTCCCCGCCGCCCTGTTGTGGTGGCGGATCGGCGCCGGACGGCCGATCGACTTCTTCCGGCCGCGCCACGTCGACTGGCTGGTCGTCGCTCCGGTCGCGTTCTTCGTCGTTCTCATCGTCGGCTACGCGGCGATGTTCCTGGTGTCCCGCCGGTCGCCGCACTCCACCTTCCAGCCGGAGCAGATCGACGTCCGGCTCGCCGACGTGGTCGGCATCCAGCCGGTCAAGGAGGAGGTCGTCCGCTCGATGAACCTCTTCCTGTCCTCGCGCACCTTTTCCGACGAGATGGGCGGGCGGGCCCGCCGGGGGCTGCTGTTCGAAGGGGCGCCCGGCACCGGCAAGACCCACATCGCCAAGGCAATGGCCGCCGAAGCGGGCGTGCCGTTCCTCTACGTCTCGGGCACGTCGTTCCAGTCGATGTTCTACGGCGCGACGGCGGGCAAGATCCGGTCGTACTTCAAGGCGCTCCGCAAGACCGCGCTGGCCACGGGCGGCGCGATCGGCTTCATCGAGGAGATCGACGCGATCGGCGGCGTCCGCAACGGGATGGCGATGACGCCGCGCTCCGCGGTGGAGTCCCAGATCGGGCTGTGCGGCTCGGTGACGGCGCTGCCGTCGACGTACCTGACGACCGGCACGCCGGGTCCGGTCACCAACCGCTACATCAGCGACGGTGCCGGCGGGGTGGTCAACGAGCTGCTGGTCCAGATGCAGTCCTTCGACGAACCGATCGGCATGGCCCGGGTGTGGAACGCCACCGCCAACCTGCTCAACCTGTTGCTGCCGGCAAACCGGCAGATCTCTCCGCCGACGCCGCCACGCGCCAACATCCTGCTGATCGCGGCGACGAACCGCGCCGACTCCCTCGACCCGGCGCTGCTGCGACCGGGCCGGTTCGACCGCATCCTGCACTTCGACCTGCCCGACCAGGCCGGCCGGCGGGCGCTGTTCGACCACTTCCTGGCGCGCAAGGCGCACGACGAGGACCTCGACAGCGACGAGCGGCGCGACGCGCTCGCCAGCGTCACGCAGGGATACACGCCGGTCCGGATCGAGCAGCTGCTGGACGAGGCGCTGGTCAACGCCATCCGCCGCGGCTCGCGCGAGATGGCCTGGCGCGACATCGAGTCGGCGCGGCTCACCCTCGAAGTGGGCCTCGGCCAGCCGGTCGGCTACACCGAGCACGAGAAGCAGCTCATCGCCACTCACGAAGCTGGTCACGCGACCGCGGCGTACCTCGTCGCACCGTCGCGACGTCTCGAGATCCTCACCATCATCAAGCGGCGGGACGCGCTCGGACTGCTCGCGCACAGCGACCAGCACGAGGTCTTCACGCGCTCCCGCAGCGAGATGATCGCGCTGATCCAGGTCGCGCTCGCCGGGCAGTGCGCCGAGGAGCTGTTCTTCGGTGACGTGTCGACCGGTCCGGCCGGGGACCTCCTCTACGCGACGAACGTCGCTGCCCAGATGGTAGGCGCGAGCGGCATGACCGGCACGCTGGTCTCGTTCGCCGCCATCCAGGGCAGCGCGTTCAGCGACACCAACATCGTCGGCCGAGTGCTCGGCGACGCCCAGGGCCGGGAGCGTGTCGAAGAGCTGCTGCAAGAGCAGAAGGCGGCGATCAAGTCCCAGCTCGAGGAAAACCGCTTCCTCATCGAGGCGCTGCGCGACGCGCTGCTCGACCGCGAGGAGCTCATCGGGCGGGAGATCACCGAGGTGCTCGACCGCGCCCGCCAGCATCACCACAACGGCGAGATGCTGGCCGGGGTGGGCTAG
- a CDS encoding carboxymuconolactone decarboxylase family protein, whose product MTAPRITPGTREEIGVANWTMIAAGAKAARVNGLPNLFTTMARHQSLFRGWLFFAGRMMPRGKLPRRDTELVILRTAWNNNCEYELHHHQRLGRRAGLSTADIDRATSEALDGWPPRERALLSAADELHATRNLQDATWDELQRHLSQRDAIEFLLLVGHYGMLATFINTLRIANDD is encoded by the coding sequence GTGACCGCGCCCCGGATCACTCCCGGCACCCGGGAGGAGATCGGCGTCGCCAACTGGACGATGATCGCCGCGGGAGCGAAGGCGGCTCGGGTCAACGGCCTGCCGAACCTCTTCACGACGATGGCGCGTCACCAGTCGCTGTTTCGCGGATGGCTGTTCTTCGCCGGCCGGATGATGCCGCGGGGCAAGCTCCCCCGCCGCGACACCGAGCTGGTCATCCTGCGCACCGCGTGGAACAACAACTGTGAGTACGAGCTGCATCACCATCAGCGGCTCGGTCGGCGAGCCGGCCTGTCGACCGCGGACATCGACCGGGCGACGAGCGAGGCGCTGGACGGCTGGCCACCCCGCGAACGGGCGCTGCTGTCCGCGGCGGACGAGCTGCACGCCACCCGCAACCTGCAGGACGCGACATGGGACGAGCTGCAGCGCCACCTGTCACAGCGAGATGCGATCGAGTTCCTGCTGCTCGTGGGCCACTACGGAATGCTCGCGACGTTCATCAACACGCTGCGGATCGCGAACGACGACTGA
- a CDS encoding 4a-hydroxytetrahydrobiopterin dehydratase gives MAELLDDESLNKALDGLPSWHGDRSAIQRTVTVNPVEQPALLEEMERIAREMDHDPELDIAGEDVTIVMSTHSAGGVTALDIEYAHRVDDLVAQSG, from the coding sequence ATGGCGGAGCTGCTGGACGACGAATCCCTCAACAAGGCACTCGACGGCTTGCCGAGCTGGCATGGTGACCGGTCCGCGATCCAGCGAACGGTCACCGTCAACCCCGTGGAGCAGCCGGCGCTTCTGGAGGAGATGGAGCGCATCGCGAGAGAGATGGATCACGACCCGGAGCTGGACATCGCCGGCGAGGACGTGACGATCGTCATGTCGACGCACTCCGCGGGCGGAGTCACCGCGCTCGACATCGAGTACGCGCACCGGGTGGACGACCTGGTCGCCCAGTCCGGCTGA
- a CDS encoding pyridoxamine 5'-phosphate oxidase family protein gives MYETPEEIATLQRVLDDSAASGGAHLSDIISAERRLSADELCQRLTGMRLLTVATVTADGRPLAGAVDGYLIHGSWYFSSGRDSLRMRHLRARPAVTAVHLPGESLQVSVHGRAELFEFSDSQYGAMLRQAMLDHYLPLQGPAFEEWLDTSDDAIGARIVASRMFTFHLDD, from the coding sequence ATGTACGAGACGCCGGAAGAGATCGCCACGTTGCAGCGGGTGCTCGATGACAGCGCGGCGTCGGGTGGCGCCCACCTCAGCGACATCATCAGCGCCGAGCGGCGGCTCAGCGCCGACGAGCTGTGCCAGCGGCTGACCGGCATGCGCCTGCTGACCGTCGCCACCGTCACCGCGGACGGCCGGCCCCTTGCGGGCGCCGTCGACGGCTACCTGATCCACGGCAGCTGGTACTTCAGCTCCGGCCGCGACTCGCTGCGGATGCGCCACCTGCGTGCTCGGCCCGCCGTCACGGCGGTGCACCTGCCGGGTGAGTCGCTCCAGGTGAGCGTGCACGGCCGGGCGGAGCTGTTCGAGTTCTCGGATTCCCAATACGGTGCGATGTTGCGGCAAGCCATGCTCGACCACTACCTGCCGCTTCAGGGTCCGGCGTTCGAGGAGTGGCTGGACACCTCCGACGACGCCATTGGGGCCCGCATCGTGGCCAGCAGGATGTTCACCTTTCACCTCGACGACTAG
- a CDS encoding chemotaxis protein CheW codes for MSDTPLVTVGDEPAHDDVAAATDAIVARLGGGRFAVELSSVAEVGRAPGITRVPGLPPWLAGVANWRGRILPVLDIRGLLGADPAPLETSARLLVLVEGSIVVGMLVDGVEGTTMLGSDVAAFPPVSAPAGAGLLSGQVPREDGPIAVLDVAAVLRLRESLPRGRRTA; via the coding sequence GTGAGCGACACACCGCTGGTCACCGTCGGCGACGAGCCGGCGCACGACGACGTCGCCGCCGCGACCGACGCGATCGTGGCGCGCCTCGGCGGCGGCCGGTTCGCCGTCGAGTTGTCGAGCGTCGCCGAGGTCGGTCGCGCCCCTGGGATCACCCGGGTGCCGGGCCTGCCGCCGTGGCTGGCCGGCGTCGCGAACTGGCGGGGCCGGATCCTGCCGGTTCTCGACATCAGAGGCCTGCTCGGCGCCGATCCGGCGCCGCTCGAGACGAGTGCCCGGCTGCTGGTCCTGGTCGAAGGATCGATCGTGGTGGGCATGCTGGTCGACGGCGTGGAGGGGACGACGATGCTGGGCAGCGACGTCGCGGCTTTCCCGCCGGTCAGCGCGCCTGCCGGCGCCGGGCTGCTCAGCGGCCAGGTGCCACGCGAGGACGGTCCGATCGCGGTGCTCGACGTGGCGGCAGTGCTGCGGCTGCGCGAGAGCCTGCCGCGCGGCCGTCGTACCGCCTGA
- a CDS encoding SDR family oxidoreductase → MNPHPAFDGKHVVVTGAASGIGRAVALAAADRGAIVHLADRNATLLEDAAAAVTAAGGRVGAVRAFDIRSIDEVRGFAEAVHAQATAADIVMNVAGIAIWGTVDRMRHDQWQAVIDVNLMGPIQVIESFLPKMIEAGRGGHLVNVASAAGLIGLPWHGAYSASKFGLRGLSEVLRYDLRRHKIAVSVVCPGGVDTPLTSTIEVAGVDTSSKRFQKMQARFRKRAVTPEQAAQAIIRGVIAKRFLVYTSGDIRLLYLVKRTAPHLYNVIMRVANAGMYRAMKTDS, encoded by the coding sequence ATGAACCCGCACCCCGCCTTCGACGGAAAGCACGTCGTGGTGACCGGGGCAGCGAGCGGCATCGGCCGAGCGGTCGCGCTGGCGGCCGCCGACCGGGGTGCGATCGTGCATCTCGCCGATCGCAACGCGACCCTGCTCGAGGACGCGGCCGCCGCCGTCACCGCGGCGGGTGGGCGCGTCGGAGCGGTACGCGCTTTCGACATCCGCAGCATCGACGAGGTGCGCGGCTTCGCGGAGGCGGTGCACGCGCAAGCCACCGCGGCGGACATCGTGATGAACGTCGCCGGCATCGCGATCTGGGGAACCGTCGACCGGATGCGTCACGACCAGTGGCAGGCCGTGATCGACGTCAACCTGATGGGCCCGATCCAGGTGATCGAGTCGTTTCTGCCCAAGATGATCGAAGCCGGCCGCGGCGGTCATCTGGTCAACGTGGCGTCGGCCGCGGGTCTGATCGGTCTGCCCTGGCACGGCGCGTACAGCGCAAGCAAGTTCGGCCTGCGAGGACTCTCGGAGGTGCTGCGCTACGACCTGCGCCGACACAAGATCGCGGTGAGCGTCGTGTGTCCTGGCGGCGTGGACACCCCCCTCACGTCGACGATCGAGGTCGCCGGGGTGGACACGTCGAGCAAGCGCTTCCAGAAGATGCAGGCGCGGTTCCGCAAGCGCGCGGTCACCCCTGAGCAGGCGGCGCAGGCGATCATCCGCGGCGTGATCGCGAAGCGCTTCCTGGTCTACACCAGTGGTGACATCCGGCTGCTCTACCTGGTGAAGCGCACCGCGCCGCACCTGTACAACGTCATCATGCGGGTCGCCAACGCGGGCATGTACCGCGCGATGAAGACCGACTCGTGA
- a CDS encoding lipase family protein, translating to MSRTRHRTAIAAAVLTVTLTATLVTPAVARAQAGRGAADRAAGQIVSASRVTDYLLPGVPFAAAAWRITYRSTSATGTAIVDSGTVLVPTTPYAGQRPLVGFAPGSQGLADKCAASAALQSGTEYEAANIAQLLSHGWAVAVPDYPGLGTPGDHTYAIGRALGPSLLDVMRAARNLAPAGIPAHGPAGIMGYSEGGGAAGWAVQLQPSYAPDLPLVGGAVGGVIANLQRIAHSLDGGPFSFLIPYTAIGMQAAYPSLHLRRYLTAQGRTDVRKLEGSCLEDASLDYLPFTKSRSITTRNLFTLPAIERIMRLNHLGGSAPAAPILLQQSPADEVLPYPQAVELYHRWCARGARVEFRAIAAPDHITGGFVSDPAAVTWLADRFAGRPLGAECAGVGLTP from the coding sequence ATGTCCCGCACGCGCCACCGCACGGCGATTGCGGCTGCCGTGCTGACGGTCACTCTGACGGCCACTTTGGTCACCCCGGCAGTGGCACGGGCCCAGGCCGGCCGCGGCGCCGCCGACCGGGCAGCAGGGCAGATCGTGAGCGCCTCGCGCGTCACCGACTACCTCCTGCCGGGCGTGCCGTTCGCGGCGGCGGCGTGGCGCATCACCTACCGGTCGACGTCCGCGACGGGGACCGCGATCGTCGACTCGGGCACCGTCCTGGTCCCGACGACTCCCTACGCCGGGCAGCGGCCGCTCGTCGGGTTCGCGCCCGGCAGCCAGGGTCTGGCCGACAAGTGCGCCGCGTCCGCCGCACTCCAGTCCGGAACCGAGTACGAGGCCGCCAACATCGCACAGCTGCTGTCCCACGGGTGGGCGGTCGCGGTGCCGGACTACCCGGGCCTCGGCACGCCCGGTGACCACACCTACGCCATTGGCAGAGCCCTCGGGCCGTCGCTGCTCGACGTCATGCGCGCGGCCCGCAACCTCGCGCCGGCCGGTATCCCGGCGCACGGCCCGGCCGGGATCATGGGCTACTCGGAGGGCGGGGGCGCGGCGGGCTGGGCGGTGCAGCTTCAGCCGTCGTACGCACCCGACCTTCCCCTCGTCGGCGGCGCGGTCGGTGGCGTGATCGCGAACCTGCAACGGATCGCCCACTCGCTCGACGGCGGACCGTTCTCCTTCCTGATCCCGTACACCGCGATCGGGATGCAGGCGGCGTACCCGTCGCTTCACTTGCGGCGGTATCTGACCGCTCAGGGACGCACCGACGTCCGCAAGCTCGAAGGGTCATGCCTCGAAGACGCGTCGCTGGACTATTTGCCGTTCACCAAGTCCCGGTCGATCACCACGCGCAACCTGTTCACGCTCCCCGCGATCGAGCGGATCATGCGGCTGAACCACCTCGGCGGCTCCGCGCCGGCGGCGCCGATCCTGTTGCAACAGAGCCCGGCCGACGAGGTGCTGCCGTACCCGCAGGCGGTCGAGCTCTACCACCGCTGGTGTGCGCGTGGCGCCCGTGTCGAGTTCCGCGCCATCGCGGCGCCGGACCACATCACCGGTGGCTTCGTGTCGGATCCGGCCGCGGTCACCTGGCTCGCCGACCGGTTCGCCGGGCGACCGCTGGGTGCCGAATGTGCCGGTGTCGGTCTGACGCCATGA
- a CDS encoding methyl-accepting chemotaxis protein: MDYSKRLSQVAAGSTWGGIVLAVVGAIVLNDHPAAGIHVHLRAVYYWEGLGVLNALFMTALPSMVRNSAHVRRRITAYRALMLISTIVSVSGVVSITGGLRGPFWILYLPALLFAATTLRQWQSVLLGVATSGSLVLASVIAHSVDTSTVAWLVLVLPVFPALTWFNGALSQSIWAMRAMARAERDELQLRVGDLSRVLSKAAEGDLTVELNAAATADHEALELLSGAFSYTLTNLRTLVTQIRSGGDQIGAAAGELLATAEDHAASASQQSSAVSQTTSTIEELAATAAQIAETSEAVARYAAETLRHADGGREAVQSSVDAMDAIATRVDSIAARALSLGGKSQEIGRILEVINDLADQTNLLALNAAIEAARAGEHGRGFAVVAAEVRKLAERAQESTGQIASIVAEIQAETNATIIASEEGSKEVRTGSELAREVVDALERISGMVDETTTAAKEISIATQQQRSASDQVVSAMTQVADVSRQYAVGSKQAATSAAELNNLAAELRASIAAFKVGV; encoded by the coding sequence GTGGACTACAGCAAGCGGCTCAGTCAGGTCGCGGCTGGCTCGACGTGGGGCGGGATCGTTCTCGCCGTCGTCGGGGCGATCGTGCTGAACGACCACCCTGCGGCGGGCATTCACGTGCACCTGCGCGCGGTCTACTACTGGGAGGGTCTGGGCGTCCTCAACGCGCTGTTCATGACGGCGTTGCCGAGCATGGTGCGCAACAGCGCCCATGTACGCCGGCGGATCACCGCCTACCGCGCGCTGATGCTGATCTCGACGATCGTCTCGGTCAGCGGCGTCGTGTCGATCACCGGTGGTCTGCGAGGACCGTTCTGGATCTTGTACCTGCCGGCCCTGCTGTTCGCGGCGACCACGCTGCGGCAGTGGCAGAGCGTGCTGCTCGGCGTCGCGACCTCCGGCAGCCTGGTGCTGGCATCAGTCATCGCGCACAGCGTCGACACCTCCACGGTCGCCTGGCTGGTGCTGGTGCTGCCGGTGTTCCCGGCGTTGACGTGGTTCAACGGCGCGCTGTCCCAGTCGATCTGGGCGATGCGGGCGATGGCTCGTGCCGAACGCGACGAGCTCCAGCTGCGGGTCGGGGACTTGTCCCGGGTGCTGTCGAAGGCGGCCGAGGGTGACCTCACCGTCGAGCTGAACGCCGCCGCCACCGCGGATCACGAAGCACTGGAGCTGCTGTCCGGCGCGTTCTCCTACACGTTGACCAACCTACGGACCCTGGTCACCCAGATCCGCAGCGGCGGCGACCAGATCGGCGCTGCCGCAGGCGAGCTGCTCGCCACCGCCGAGGACCACGCCGCGTCGGCGTCCCAGCAGTCGTCCGCGGTCTCCCAGACCACCTCGACCATCGAGGAGCTCGCGGCGACAGCAGCACAGATCGCCGAGACCTCGGAGGCGGTGGCGAGGTACGCCGCGGAGACGCTGCGGCACGCCGACGGCGGCCGTGAGGCGGTCCAGTCGAGCGTCGACGCGATGGATGCGATCGCCACCCGCGTCGACTCCATCGCGGCGCGTGCGCTGTCCCTCGGCGGCAAGAGCCAGGAGATCGGGCGGATCCTCGAGGTCATCAACGACCTCGCGGACCAGACCAACCTGCTCGCACTCAACGCCGCAATCGAGGCGGCGCGGGCCGGCGAGCACGGGCGCGGCTTCGCGGTCGTCGCGGCGGAGGTGCGCAAGCTCGCCGAGCGGGCACAGGAGTCGACCGGCCAGATCGCCTCGATCGTCGCGGAGATCCAGGCGGAGACCAACGCGACGATCATCGCCAGCGAAGAGGGCTCGAAGGAGGTCCGTACCGGATCCGAGCTGGCGCGAGAGGTCGTGGACGCCCTCGAGCGCATCTCCGGCATGGTCGACGAGACCACGACGGCCGCGAAGGAGATTTCGATCGCGACGCAGCAGCAGCGCTCTGCCTCCGACCAGGTCGTGTCGGCGATGACGCAGGTGGCCGACGTATCCCGCCAGTACGCCGTCGGGTCGAAGCAAGCCGCGACCTCCGCCGCCGAGCTGAACAACCTCGCCGCTGAGCTACGCGCGTCGATCGCTGCGTTCAAGGTCGGGGTCTAG
- a CDS encoding methyl-accepting chemotaxis protein, which yields MVTPIRTALPVDVERRLADLVGIEPVVAEPAEDEPFVPPGYRDYAPDQFRRRVLSVAQQLTLGGLLLLAACAAVAARVDSDSLVVHSVPLVVWGLAAALSSVALGGLVTDPSLSEQMSLAKRRVFGTVLMAALLVALTGVVTNADGIAGPAWVLFLPLVVVTGAVLGATTGLGIGALAAAGIYAAAGFSHTLDEASVGQLIVILPACPLFGWAAGGLAAMAHEAVATAVRQRTGLTDDVARLSELLKTVATGDLSRIPTLENPADQGTAALAVVFADTVLSLRRLVGQMSVMADQIAVSSADVAHTAELHVGTVEQQASAVAETTSTIEQLATTATTIASTALLVARYAGNARRDVDRGREAVHQASGAMAVIRGRVAELGVRTGRLDERVTRIAATTRLIDELARRTTMLAVNASIEAARVGGYGDGFATVALEIAGLAAKARAATADIARIVSELEVEVDATALVSREGIDAVEIGLERHVEVEDALAVISDRVEDTAEAAERITDVTKQQRVASDAVVQAMREVAGTSEGATVATRSHAASAARLRDLMESLRKTVGRFRLE from the coding sequence ATGGTGACGCCGATCCGGACGGCGCTGCCCGTCGACGTCGAACGCCGGCTCGCCGACCTGGTCGGCATCGAACCGGTCGTGGCCGAACCGGCCGAAGACGAGCCGTTCGTCCCGCCGGGCTACCGCGACTACGCGCCGGACCAGTTCCGCCGCCGCGTGCTGTCCGTGGCCCAGCAGCTGACCCTCGGCGGGCTTCTCCTGCTCGCCGCGTGCGCCGCGGTCGCGGCGCGGGTCGACTCCGACTCCCTCGTCGTGCACTCGGTGCCGCTGGTCGTCTGGGGGCTGGCGGCAGCGCTGTCCTCGGTTGCACTCGGCGGCCTGGTGACCGACCCGAGCCTCTCGGAGCAGATGAGCCTCGCCAAACGGCGGGTGTTCGGGACCGTGCTGATGGCCGCGCTGCTCGTCGCGCTCACCGGCGTGGTCACGAACGCCGACGGGATAGCCGGGCCCGCCTGGGTGCTCTTCCTTCCGCTGGTGGTGGTCACCGGCGCGGTCCTGGGCGCGACCACGGGACTGGGAATCGGGGCACTCGCGGCGGCCGGCATCTACGCCGCCGCCGGGTTCTCCCACACCCTCGACGAAGCCAGCGTCGGTCAGCTCATCGTCATCCTGCCCGCGTGCCCGTTGTTCGGTTGGGCCGCGGGCGGGCTGGCTGCGATGGCCCACGAGGCGGTGGCGACGGCGGTACGGCAACGGACCGGGCTGACCGACGACGTCGCGCGTCTGTCCGAGCTGCTCAAGACGGTTGCCACCGGCGACCTGTCGCGGATCCCCACGCTCGAGAACCCGGCCGACCAAGGCACCGCGGCGCTCGCCGTCGTGTTCGCCGACACCGTGCTGTCGCTGCGGCGGCTGGTGGGTCAGATGTCGGTGATGGCCGACCAGATCGCGGTGAGCTCGGCTGACGTGGCTCACACCGCCGAGCTGCACGTCGGCACCGTCGAGCAGCAGGCGTCCGCGGTGGCCGAGACCACCAGCACGATCGAGCAGCTCGCGACGACCGCGACGACCATTGCCAGCACGGCGTTGCTGGTCGCCCGCTACGCCGGCAACGCCCGGCGCGACGTCGATCGCGGGCGCGAGGCCGTGCATCAGGCGAGCGGGGCAATGGCGGTGATCCGGGGCCGCGTGGCGGAGCTCGGCGTACGCACCGGACGCCTCGACGAGCGCGTCACCCGCATCGCCGCCACGACCCGGCTCATCGACGAGCTGGCGCGTCGTACCACGATGCTCGCGGTCAACGCCTCGATCGAGGCTGCTCGGGTCGGCGGCTACGGCGATGGCTTCGCGACGGTCGCGCTGGAGATCGCCGGGCTGGCGGCGAAGGCCCGGGCGGCGACCGCCGACATCGCCCGCATCGTCTCCGAGCTGGAAGTCGAGGTCGATGCGACGGCGCTGGTGAGCCGAGAAGGCATCGACGCCGTCGAGATCGGGCTCGAGCGCCACGTCGAGGTCGAAGACGCGCTGGCGGTGATCAGCGACCGGGTCGAGGACACCGCTGAGGCGGCCGAGCGCATCACGGACGTCACCAAGCAGCAGCGGGTCGCCAGCGACGCGGTGGTGCAGGCGATGCGCGAGGTGGCCGGCACGAGCGAGGGAGCGACCGTCGCGACCCGCAGCCACGCCGCGTCGGCCGCCCGGTTGCGCGACCTGATGGAATCTCTGCGCAAGACGGTCGGAAGGTTCAGGCTGGAGTAG